The following are from one region of the Populus trichocarpa isolate Nisqually-1 chromosome 8, P.trichocarpa_v4.1, whole genome shotgun sequence genome:
- the LOC7457819 gene encoding zinc finger protein 4: protein MISPKSKSDFENDLEVSSQVASNISVHELSPDPSKDSTTPSSYLTDLVKHQENSVPVSLDLSLHFNSSEIELKGTGETSIEVAAHTPATTIPRVFSCNYCRRKFYSSQALGGHQNAHKRERTMAKRAMRMGMFSDRYTNLASLPLNGSAFRSLGIKAHAAMHQSIIQSQTPPVTRGGARFEQGYYGMPMFMEDDDVGPYWPGSFRRVGEAVGGNSGLELAQSPNMNFEARAPPPRTDSSAPDLTLKL from the coding sequence ATGATATCTCCAAAATCCAAATcggattttgaaaatgatttagaAGTTAGTAGCCAAGTAGCATCCAACATATCTGTGCACGAACTATCCCCTGATCCCTCCAAGGATAGCACCACCCCTTCTTCCTATCTCACGGATCTCGTTAAGCATCAAGAGAATTCTGTGCCAGTTTCCCTTGACTTATCACTCCACTTCAACTCCAGTGAGATTGAGTTGAAAGGAACAGGTGAGACTAGCATTGAAGTAGCTGCCCATACTCCAGCCACAACCATCCCAAGAGTTTTCTCCTGCAACTACTGCCGGCGAAAGTTCTACAGTTCACAGGCACTTGGTGGCCACCAAAATGCTCACAAGAGGGAGCGAACGATGGCAAAGCGAGCCATGCGAATGGGAATGTTTTCAGATAGGTATACTAACTTGGCTTCTCTGCCACTTAATGGCTCCGCATTTCGGTCTCTTGGGATCAAAGCTCATGCTGCAATGCACCAAAGTATCATACAATCACAAACCCCTCCTGTTACAAGAGGTGGAGCTAGGTTTGAGCAAGGCTATTATGGAATGCCGATGTTCATGGAAGATGATGATGTGGGTCCATACTGGCCTGGGAGTTTTAGGCGGGTTGGTGAGGCAGTTGGTGGTAACTCAGGTTTAGAGTTGGCTCAAAGTCCGAATATGAATTTTGAAGCAAGAGCACCCCCACCAAGGACAGATTCATCAGCACCTGATCTTACTTTGAAGCTCTGA
- the LOC7471436 gene encoding protein OBERON 3 isoform X1: MYGEKDHRASNGEVESERSLNKENPVEKMIGLSRKGIDFLRESKMGFEGFGLKPQELTLSYLCENNNNNPKLGFSLKGKEVIFSELSIQDEKWVERDFLNLSETKSNSSSKRQVRHEEDEEEVEENSSRDKKQKLGRTLNLSLALPDVSLSLTASNALQNVDPLIEPNRNESLGTAAAAAAAETQSKNNNTKTTCSNDFTAASLSYSYSHPFSHNPSCSMTLNSTENYEYSVGRDDQIWCGGEGTNGSVHSRFRPIGDGIVALNNNNHGGGGSIMQGNRATNKDSCNNSVYKTTSSDNLSFFPSELPARPRLDAYSGDSRRRDSENLRGLESGDGEGEAKKLSRPGRILREIVSESIPVMAQIIQEVAEETLELTKEYLKNLIATTEKRDELVGLQNRLQRRSDLTKEALLKCQREQLEILVAVKMGHGSFVSGKVRVPTNELVEIFLFMRCRNVNCKSILPVDDCDCKFCSGNKGFCSSCMCPVCMNFDCASNTCSWVGCDVCSHWCHAACGTQKNLIRPGPSLRGPSGTREMQFHCIGCNHASEMFGFVKDVFVCCAKDWGQETLIKELDCVRKIFKGSEDFKGKELHTKAEDLLSKLERKLMSSREACNVIIQFFNYADGMSDFPASGVSAKELMPTEATHRKDAVPMLPATSLTPKYAIYNMGSSSGRRDSLPNDLHRNDLKASLLDVLKLENEFQFGKLSKNDGFNSLESIVQIKEAEARMFQNKADEAQREAEGYRQMIRAKSDKLEEEYAEKLAKMCFQDTEETRRKKMEELKTLENTYCNYFNMKLRMQAEIAGLLERMEATKQQWV, encoded by the exons ATGTATGGAGAGAAAGATCATCGTGCCTCTAATGGTGAGGTTGAGTCTGAGAGGTCTCTAAACAAAGAGAACCCTGTAGAGAAAATGATTGGTTTGTCTCGAAAGGGAATTGATTTTCTCAGAGAATCAAAGATGGGTTTTGAGGGGTTTGGCTTAAAACCCCAAGAACTCACTCTCAGCTACCTCTGTgagaacaacaacaataatccCAAACTGGGTTTTTCTCTCAAGGGAAAAGAAGTAATCTTTTCAGAGCTTTCTATCCAAGATGAGAAATGGGTTGAGAGGGATTTCTTGAATCTGAGCGAAACCAAATCCAATTCTTCTTCCAAGAGACAAGTCCGCCACGAAGAAGATGAGGAAGAAGTTGAAGAGAATTCCTCAAGAGACAAGAAACAAAAGCTAGGGAGGACTTTAAATCTTTCTTTAGCTTTGCCAGATGTGTCTCTCTCTTTAACCGCATCAAATGCATTGCAAAATGTTGATCCTCTGATTGAGCCAAATCGTAATGAGTCCTTAGGtacggcggcggcggcggcggcagcAGAAacacaatccaaaaataacaacacaaaaactACATGTTCTAATGATTTCACTGCTGCTTCACTTTCTTATTCGTATTCACACCCGTTTTCACACAATCCTAGTTGCTCTATGACTCTCAATTCAACTGAGAATTACGAGTATTCTGTAGGGAGAGATGATCAAATTTGGTGTGGAGGGGAAGGGACTAATGGATCAGTTCATAGCCGGTTTAGGCCTATTGGAGATGGGATTGTTGCTTTGAACAATAACAatcatggtggtggtggttctaTAATGCAAGGTAATCGTGCAACGAATAAGGATTCGTGCAATAATAGTGTCTATAAAACTACTAGTTCGGataatctttcattttttccatCTGAATTGCCGGCTAGGCCACGCTTAGATGCTTATTCAGGTGATTCTAGGAGAAGGGATTCAGAGAATTTGAGAGGTTTGGAGAGTGGAGATGGAGAAGGTGAAGCAAAAAAGCTGTCTAGACCAGGGAGAATTCTTCGTGAGATTGTTTCTGAGTCCATTCCTGTTATGGCTCAGATAATTCAGGAGGTAGCCGAAGAAACATTGGAATTGACGAAGGAGTACTTGAAGAATCTAATTGCTACGACTGAAAAGAGAGACGAGTTAGTTGGCCTTCAAAACCGGCTTCAGAGAAGGTCTGATCTTACCAAGGAGGCTCTCTTAAAGTGCCAAAGGGAGCAGCTAGAAATATTAGTTGCGGTCAAAATGGGGCATGGAAGTTTTGTATCTGGGAAAGTTCGGGTTCCTACGAATGAGTTGGTGGAGATTTTCTTGTTTATGAGGTGTAGGAATGTGAATTGCAAGAGTATATTGCCTGTGGATGACTGTGACTGTAAGTTTTGCTCGGGGAATAAGGGATTTTGCAGCTCGTGTATGTGTCCTGTCTGTATGAATTTTGATTGTGCTAGCAATACATGCAGTTGGGTTGGCTGTGATGTTTGCTCCCATTGGTGCCATGCTGCTTGTGGCACACAAAAGAATCTCATTAGACCTGGTCCTAGCTTGAGGGGACCATCAGGAACTAGGGAGATGCAATTTCACTGCATTGGGTGCAATCATGCTTCTGAGATGTTTGGCTTTGTCAAGGATGTGTTTGTGTGCTGTGCAAAGGATTGGGGTCAAGAAACTCTGATAAAGGAGCTTGATTGTGTTAGGAAGATTTTCAAGGGAAGTGAGGATTTCAAAGGAAAGGAGTTGCATACTAAGGCTGAGGACTTGCTCTCCAAGCTTGAAAGAAAACTGATGTCTTCTAGAGAAGCCTGCAACGTCATTATACAGTTCTTCAACT ATGCAGATGGTATGTCAGATTTTCCTGCTTCTGGTGTTTCTGCAAAAGAATTGATGCCAACAGAAGCTACCCATAGAAAAGATGCAGTACCTATGCTGCCAGCAACTTCTCTCACTCCAAAATATGCCATTTACAACATGGGCTCTTCAAGTGGAAGACGTGATTCACTACCAAATGATCTACACCGAAATGATCTCAAAGCTTCCCTCCTTGATgtcctaaaacttgaaaatgaGTTTCAGTTTGGGAAGTTATCGAAGAATGATGGCTTCAACAGCTTAGAAAGCATTGTGCAGATCAAAGAAGCTGAAGCAAGAATGTTCCAGAACAAGGCAGATGAAGCACAAAGAGAGGCCGAAGGTTACAGGCAGATGATTCGGGCAAAATCTGACAAATTAGAAGAAGAATATGCAGAGAAGCTGGCCAAAATGTGTTTTCAAGATACAGAAGAAACACGGAGGAAGAAAATGGAGGAATTGAAGACTTTGGAAAATACATATTGTAATTACTTCAACATGAAGCTGAGAATGCAAGCAGAGATTGCTGGTTTATTGGAAAGAATGGAGGCCACAAAGCAGCAATGGGTGTAA
- the LOC7471436 gene encoding protein OBERON 3 isoform X2 yields MYGEKDHRASNGEVESERSLNKENPVEKMIGLSRKGIDFLRESKMGFEGFGLKPQELTLSYLCENNNNNPKLGFSLKGKEVIFSELSIQDEKWVERDFLNLSETKSNSSSKRQVRHEEDEEEVEENSSRDKKQKLGRTLNLSLALPDVSLSLTASNALQNVDPLIEPNRNESLGTAAAAAAAETQSKNNNTKTTCSNDFTAASLSYSYSHPFSHNPSCSMTLNSTENYEYSVGRDDQIWCGGEGTNGSVHSRFRPIGDGIVALNNNNHGGGGSIMQGNRATNKDSCNNSVYKTTSSDNLSFFPSELPARPRLDAYSGDSRRRDSENLRGLESGDGEGEAKKLSRPGRILREIVSESIPVMAQIIQEVAEETLELTKEYLKNLIATTEKRDELVGLQNRLQRRSDLTKEALLKCQREQLEILVAVKMGHGSFVSGKVRVPTNELVEIFLFMRCRNVNCKSILPVDDCDCKFCSGNKGFCSSCMCPVCMNFDCASNTCSWVGCDVCSHWCHAACGTQKNLIRPGPSLRGPSGTREMQFHCIGCNHASEMFGFVKDVFVCCAKDWGQETLIKELDCVRKIFKGSEDFKGKELHTKAEDLLSKLERKLMSSREACNVIIQFFNYGMSDFPASGVSAKELMPTEATHRKDAVPMLPATSLTPKYAIYNMGSSSGRRDSLPNDLHRNDLKASLLDVLKLENEFQFGKLSKNDGFNSLESIVQIKEAEARMFQNKADEAQREAEGYRQMIRAKSDKLEEEYAEKLAKMCFQDTEETRRKKMEELKTLENTYCNYFNMKLRMQAEIAGLLERMEATKQQWV; encoded by the exons ATGTATGGAGAGAAAGATCATCGTGCCTCTAATGGTGAGGTTGAGTCTGAGAGGTCTCTAAACAAAGAGAACCCTGTAGAGAAAATGATTGGTTTGTCTCGAAAGGGAATTGATTTTCTCAGAGAATCAAAGATGGGTTTTGAGGGGTTTGGCTTAAAACCCCAAGAACTCACTCTCAGCTACCTCTGTgagaacaacaacaataatccCAAACTGGGTTTTTCTCTCAAGGGAAAAGAAGTAATCTTTTCAGAGCTTTCTATCCAAGATGAGAAATGGGTTGAGAGGGATTTCTTGAATCTGAGCGAAACCAAATCCAATTCTTCTTCCAAGAGACAAGTCCGCCACGAAGAAGATGAGGAAGAAGTTGAAGAGAATTCCTCAAGAGACAAGAAACAAAAGCTAGGGAGGACTTTAAATCTTTCTTTAGCTTTGCCAGATGTGTCTCTCTCTTTAACCGCATCAAATGCATTGCAAAATGTTGATCCTCTGATTGAGCCAAATCGTAATGAGTCCTTAGGtacggcggcggcggcggcggcagcAGAAacacaatccaaaaataacaacacaaaaactACATGTTCTAATGATTTCACTGCTGCTTCACTTTCTTATTCGTATTCACACCCGTTTTCACACAATCCTAGTTGCTCTATGACTCTCAATTCAACTGAGAATTACGAGTATTCTGTAGGGAGAGATGATCAAATTTGGTGTGGAGGGGAAGGGACTAATGGATCAGTTCATAGCCGGTTTAGGCCTATTGGAGATGGGATTGTTGCTTTGAACAATAACAatcatggtggtggtggttctaTAATGCAAGGTAATCGTGCAACGAATAAGGATTCGTGCAATAATAGTGTCTATAAAACTACTAGTTCGGataatctttcattttttccatCTGAATTGCCGGCTAGGCCACGCTTAGATGCTTATTCAGGTGATTCTAGGAGAAGGGATTCAGAGAATTTGAGAGGTTTGGAGAGTGGAGATGGAGAAGGTGAAGCAAAAAAGCTGTCTAGACCAGGGAGAATTCTTCGTGAGATTGTTTCTGAGTCCATTCCTGTTATGGCTCAGATAATTCAGGAGGTAGCCGAAGAAACATTGGAATTGACGAAGGAGTACTTGAAGAATCTAATTGCTACGACTGAAAAGAGAGACGAGTTAGTTGGCCTTCAAAACCGGCTTCAGAGAAGGTCTGATCTTACCAAGGAGGCTCTCTTAAAGTGCCAAAGGGAGCAGCTAGAAATATTAGTTGCGGTCAAAATGGGGCATGGAAGTTTTGTATCTGGGAAAGTTCGGGTTCCTACGAATGAGTTGGTGGAGATTTTCTTGTTTATGAGGTGTAGGAATGTGAATTGCAAGAGTATATTGCCTGTGGATGACTGTGACTGTAAGTTTTGCTCGGGGAATAAGGGATTTTGCAGCTCGTGTATGTGTCCTGTCTGTATGAATTTTGATTGTGCTAGCAATACATGCAGTTGGGTTGGCTGTGATGTTTGCTCCCATTGGTGCCATGCTGCTTGTGGCACACAAAAGAATCTCATTAGACCTGGTCCTAGCTTGAGGGGACCATCAGGAACTAGGGAGATGCAATTTCACTGCATTGGGTGCAATCATGCTTCTGAGATGTTTGGCTTTGTCAAGGATGTGTTTGTGTGCTGTGCAAAGGATTGGGGTCAAGAAACTCTGATAAAGGAGCTTGATTGTGTTAGGAAGATTTTCAAGGGAAGTGAGGATTTCAAAGGAAAGGAGTTGCATACTAAGGCTGAGGACTTGCTCTCCAAGCTTGAAAGAAAACTGATGTCTTCTAGAGAAGCCTGCAACGTCATTATACAGTTCTTCAACT ATGGTATGTCAGATTTTCCTGCTTCTGGTGTTTCTGCAAAAGAATTGATGCCAACAGAAGCTACCCATAGAAAAGATGCAGTACCTATGCTGCCAGCAACTTCTCTCACTCCAAAATATGCCATTTACAACATGGGCTCTTCAAGTGGAAGACGTGATTCACTACCAAATGATCTACACCGAAATGATCTCAAAGCTTCCCTCCTTGATgtcctaaaacttgaaaatgaGTTTCAGTTTGGGAAGTTATCGAAGAATGATGGCTTCAACAGCTTAGAAAGCATTGTGCAGATCAAAGAAGCTGAAGCAAGAATGTTCCAGAACAAGGCAGATGAAGCACAAAGAGAGGCCGAAGGTTACAGGCAGATGATTCGGGCAAAATCTGACAAATTAGAAGAAGAATATGCAGAGAAGCTGGCCAAAATGTGTTTTCAAGATACAGAAGAAACACGGAGGAAGAAAATGGAGGAATTGAAGACTTTGGAAAATACATATTGTAATTACTTCAACATGAAGCTGAGAATGCAAGCAGAGATTGCTGGTTTATTGGAAAGAATGGAGGCCACAAAGCAGCAATGGGTGTAA